One window of Quercus robur chromosome 5, dhQueRobu3.1, whole genome shotgun sequence genomic DNA carries:
- the LOC126728520 gene encoding uncharacterized protein LOC126728520, with product MCSGGRVGGGGGDGGRVGDSNSGVVDGGDGGIGGGRVGGGSSNDCSGGGRVGGNGGYGNISRETNRVIEREWSDVISSSSSSATAASSSAAEDGHVDKDGDSGREWSNVDGFRGRRDRQGF from the exons atgtGCAGCGGTGGAAgagttggtggtggtggtggtgatggtggaaGAGTTGGTGACAGCAACAGTGGCGTTGTCGATGGCGGCGACGGTGGCATTGGTGGTGGAAGAGTTGGTGGTGGCAGCAGTAACGATTGCAGTGGCGGTGGAAGAGTCGGTGGCAATGGCGGTTATGGCAACA TTTCTCGAGAAACAAACAGGGTGATAGAGAGAGAATGGAGCGATGtcatctcctcctcctcctcctctgcCACCGCCGCCTCTTCCTCTGCCGCCGAAGATGGACATGTTGATAAGGATGGCGATAGTGGACGAGAATGGAGCAATGTCGACGGATTTCGAGGTCGGCGAGATCGACAAGGGTTTTAA
- the LOC126728519 gene encoding F-box/FBD/LRR-repeat protein At3g52680-like: protein MEQAVVDNDVGVGVETDRLSELQIEVLQHILSFLPTKQVFQSTLLSTTWRHVWTTFPTLKFDSTNKRNLEDVKRIKANFYKFVEKTLRIRHHQSERSQIKNFELMDGLPHSKSMSRVDRWISFVLESDVEELNLDFRYSQIDYILPHAVLFAKSLTALTLYSCKLESTCCGDINLPSLKKLSLSFVYADDQIFRNLVSGCPVIEDMKFGNCRGIKSMKFFGLPKVMAITVTKNDGLERLELALEASNLYYLCIDQGSIPELNLHLLPCKNLKELIIDTPNVTEKWLDEHLSGLPLLENLRLRVCSGLERIKLSSRHHLKSLELWLCKNLVEVMIDTPKLCRLLYFGETAISFSLNALGLLKAEPYGTWDAKKIEFLSKMRNSKVFKLNIIDFKDVIIPKELRETLPSPLYNVKHLKLSYEKPIYKGENPSCCKFLPFPCWRHCLKTVKIDSLKGYTDEELLYKYFSENAKTLEDFQFHVGGIA, encoded by the exons ATGGAGCAAGCTGTAGTTGATAATGATGTAGGAGTAGGAGTTGAGACGGACCGTTTATCTGAGTTGCAGATAGAAGTTCTGCAACACATTCTGTCCTTCCTTCCCACAAAACAAGTATTTCAATCAACTCTATTGTCCACCACATGGAGACATGTGTGGACTACATTCCCTACTCTGAAATTTGATTCTACTAATAAGCGAAATTTGGAGGATGTCAAGAGAATAAAAgccaatttttataaatttgtggAAAAAACTCTGCGAATTCGCCACCATCAAAGTGAAAGATCACAGATAAAGAATTTTGAACTTATGGACGGCTTGCCACATAGCAAATCGATGTCTCGTGTTGACCGTTGGATTAGTTTTGTGCTTGAGAGTGATGTCGAGGAGTTGAATCTTGATTTTCGATACTCCCAAATAGATTATATCTTGCCTCACGCTGTTTTGTTTGCAAAATCCTTGACTGCGTTAACTCTATATTCGTGTAAATTGGAGTCAACTTGTTGTGGTGATATAAACTTACCCTCTTTGAAAAAACTCTCTCTATCTTTCGTTTATGCAGATGATCAAATTTTTCGCAATCTAGTTTCTGGTTGTCCTGTGATAGAAGACATGAAATTTGGAAACTGTCGTGGGATTAAAAGTATGAAGTTTTTCGGACTTCCCAAAGTCATGGCAATTACGGTAACTAAAAATGATGGTCTTGAGAGGCTTGAGTTGGCTTTGGAAGCTTCAAATCTTTATTATCTATGTATAGATCAGGGCTCAATTCCCGAGCTGAACCTGCACCTGCTTCCTTGTAAAAATCTAAAAGAGTTAATCATAGATACACCGAACGTGACAGAAAAGTGGCTTGATGAACATCTTTCTGGACTTCCACTCCTCGAGAATTTACGGCTAAGAGTTTGCTCTGGGTTGGAAAGAATAAAGCTTTCAAGTCGTCATCATCTTAAATCATTGGAATTGTGGTTATGCAAGAATCTGGTTGAAGTCATGATTGATACGCCTAAACTATGTAGACTCTTATATTTCGGTGAAACTGCAATATCTTTTTCGTTGAATGCTTTGGGTTTGTTGAAAGCGGAGCCTTATGGTACTTGGGATGCTAAGAAGATTGAATTCCTTTCAAAGATGAGAAATTCAAAAGTTTTCAAATTGAATATTATTGATTTTAAG GATGTGATTATTCCAAAAGAATTGAGAGAAACCCTACCATCACCATTATATAATGTCAAGCATCTAAAG TTATCATATGAGAAGCCTATTTATAAAGGGGAGAATCCAAGTTGTTGCAAATTTCTACCATTTCCATGTTGGCGGCATTGCTTGAAGACTGTTAAGATTGATAGCCTTAAAGGATACACAGATGAAGAGCTTCTATACAAGTATTTTTCTGAAAATGCAAAAACCTTGGAGGACTTCCAGTTCCATGTTGGTGGCATTGCTTGA